A region from the Lentimonas sp. CC4 genome encodes:
- a CDS encoding IMP dehydrogenase codes for MTAHASLADFYQPADKFFYNSLPTGLTYDDISLATLYSDVLPRQTNLATRISDALELQIPIISSDMDTVTESKMAIQMALNGGLGLIHYNMSDEKQIKEVARVKNHIHGFIQEPIKVAPDQKIGEIIEYIDARGYGFSTFPVVDAGNKLLGLLPGRVVKPRYADRLVSEAMTPRDQVYTLTEKEIGADPIKTADDFFTKHLGIHKLLIVDDNDCLRGLFTLSDIERISGESQQSVKPARDENFRLMCGAAISAHRKTDGSLDSDRIITHVGQLIDEGVDAIAVSTAHGFSKGVGDSIRMLREQFKDITLIAGNVTSAEGVDFLADAGANSIKIGQGPGSICTTRIVAGVGIPQMTALYVASLAARNKGVSILADGGITKSGDMVKALTLADGVMCGSLLAGCHESPGQIIEINGKLYKQYRGMGSSAAMKDGSASRYGHDRKDIATKAAAEGIEALKESAGSLSGVLRELVGGIQSGMGYLGAAKLEELRANARYIRVSPAGQKESSPHDVITVKTSDNGSDSSK; via the coding sequence ATGACAGCACACGCCAGCCTCGCAGATTTCTATCAGCCCGCCGATAAGTTCTTTTACAACAGCTTACCGACCGGCCTCACCTACGACGACATCTCGCTCGCCACGCTCTATTCAGATGTGCTGCCGCGCCAGACCAATCTAGCCACTCGCATCTCCGACGCGCTAGAGCTACAGATCCCGATCATCTCTTCGGACATGGATACGGTGACCGAATCGAAGATGGCCATTCAAATGGCACTCAACGGCGGCCTCGGACTCATCCACTACAACATGAGCGATGAGAAGCAGATCAAAGAAGTCGCCCGTGTGAAAAACCACATTCACGGCTTCATCCAAGAGCCAATTAAAGTCGCCCCCGATCAAAAAATCGGCGAAATCATCGAATACATCGACGCTCGCGGATACGGATTCAGCACTTTCCCAGTCGTCGACGCTGGCAACAAACTCCTCGGCCTGCTCCCTGGACGTGTCGTCAAACCACGCTACGCCGACCGCCTCGTCTCCGAAGCGATGACCCCGCGCGATCAAGTTTACACCTTGACCGAAAAAGAAATCGGCGCAGACCCAATCAAAACAGCAGACGACTTTTTCACCAAACACCTTGGTATTCACAAACTGTTGATCGTTGACGACAACGATTGCCTGCGTGGCCTCTTCACTCTGAGCGACATCGAGCGCATCAGCGGCGAGTCTCAACAGTCCGTCAAACCTGCTCGCGACGAAAACTTCCGCCTCATGTGTGGCGCCGCGATCTCTGCACACCGCAAGACCGACGGCTCGCTCGATAGCGACCGCATCATCACACACGTCGGCCAACTAATCGACGAAGGCGTCGATGCCATCGCCGTCTCCACTGCACACGGCTTCTCCAAAGGCGTCGGCGATTCGATCCGCATGCTACGCGAACAATTTAAGGACATTACACTCATCGCAGGTAACGTCACCAGCGCCGAAGGCGTGGACTTCCTCGCAGACGCAGGTGCCAACTCGATTAAAATCGGCCAAGGCCCCGGCTCAATTTGCACCACCCGTATCGTCGCAGGCGTTGGCATCCCACAGATGACCGCACTCTACGTCGCATCCCTCGCAGCTCGCAACAAAGGCGTCTCGATCCTAGCCGACGGTGGCATCACCAAGTCAGGCGACATGGTCAAAGCACTCACACTCGCCGACGGCGTCATGTGCGGTAGCCTCCTCGCAGGTTGCCACGAGTCACCGGGCCAAATCATCGAGATCAACGGTAAGCTCTATAAGCAATACCGAGGCATGGGCAGCAGCGCGGCAATGAAAGACGGCTCCGCCTCTCGCTACGGCCACGACCGCAAAGACATTGCAACCAAAGCCGCAGCCGAAGGCATCGAAGCCCTCAAAGAATCCGCAGGCTCACTCTCCGGCGTGCTCCGCGAACTCGTAGGCGGCATCCAGTCCGGCATGGGTTACCTCGGCGCAGCCAAGCTCGAAGAGCTCCGTGCCAACGCCCGCTACATCCGCGTCAGCCCGGCTGGCCAAAAGGAGTCCTCCCCGCACGACGTCATCACCGTCAAAACAAGCGACAACGGTTCGGACAGTTCTAAGTAG
- a CDS encoding o-succinylbenzoate synthase: MGRRFSFKSYQRTFAKPLRTARGEWSLRDGFIVRVEDDSGVGYGEVAPIPEFGTETVAQAEDFLWGLVADPDLLDDAAALAKLPCCAFGLSAAQVSAEPVARRSYEVAALLPAGSAGLRELPIKLAAGYETFKWKVGVDHAEVEQAVFQQMVAQLPSGSRLRLDANGGLSVAELETWLWLLQRTPDQVEYLEQPLPVGQERLMAGHSESFGVPIALDESLNGVAGSGWLNKWLGPLVVKPALMGNTCELVERLRPVAARVVLSSVFETAIGLENALHLADQLPELNRVIGFDTLDAFTDGLSFGASAPSMNASVRGIQNPTLLWKQLV, from the coding sequence ATGGGTCGCCGCTTTTCTTTCAAATCGTATCAGAGAACCTTCGCGAAGCCGCTACGCACCGCGCGTGGCGAGTGGTCGTTGCGGGATGGGTTTATTGTGCGGGTGGAGGATGATTCGGGCGTGGGTTACGGCGAGGTGGCGCCGATTCCGGAGTTTGGCACGGAGACGGTCGCGCAGGCAGAGGACTTTTTATGGGGCCTAGTGGCAGATCCAGACTTGCTCGATGATGCCGCAGCGCTGGCGAAGTTGCCGTGCTGTGCGTTTGGGCTGAGTGCGGCACAGGTGAGTGCGGAGCCGGTCGCTCGTCGGAGTTATGAGGTGGCGGCGTTGTTGCCTGCGGGGAGTGCTGGGTTGCGGGAATTGCCGATTAAATTGGCAGCGGGGTATGAGACGTTTAAGTGGAAGGTGGGCGTCGATCACGCAGAAGTGGAGCAAGCGGTGTTTCAGCAGATGGTGGCGCAGTTGCCGTCTGGGAGTCGTTTGCGTTTAGATGCGAATGGCGGGTTATCGGTGGCGGAGTTGGAGACTTGGCTGTGGTTGCTGCAGCGCACTCCCGATCAGGTGGAGTATTTGGAGCAGCCTTTGCCAGTTGGGCAAGAGCGCTTAATGGCGGGGCATTCGGAGTCGTTTGGCGTGCCGATCGCGTTAGATGAGTCGTTGAATGGCGTGGCGGGTTCTGGGTGGTTGAACAAATGGCTGGGACCTCTGGTCGTGAAGCCAGCGTTGATGGGCAATACGTGCGAGCTGGTGGAGCGTTTGCGCCCAGTGGCAGCACGGGTGGTGCTGTCGTCGGTCTTTGAGACGGCGATCGGCCTAGAGAATGCCTTGCATCTTGCAGATCAATTGCCCGAGCTGAATCGAGTGATTGGATTTGATACTTTGGATGCGTTCACAGATGGTTTGAGCTTTGGCGCGTCTGCGCCGAGTATGAACGCGTCGGTTCGTGGCATTCAGAACCCGACTTTGCTATGGAAACAGCTGGTTTAA
- a CDS encoding AMP-binding protein, protein METAGLINFDALQRDWIVGTTGQAFYPMVQRCVEQIEAGGDDASVRGVMILESDPVRFAAAFFAAVHAGVPVILANPKWQRVEWERVVTLVNPAVVFGNSPISDAARSGITHPKAGTILIPTGGSSGGVKFAMHRWATLVAACEGVSSFIGPGAINSCCVLPLYHVSGLMQLVRSFATEGRIVFPDFKELLAGHFPDFPASSLCLSLVPTQLQRLMAQQRLTHRLMAMRAIFVGGASIPGSVEQRARELKLPVVLSYGMTETAAMVTALPPDEFLAGHTNVGRPLSHALVKVIRDDGSVCPVGEIGHVRINAKSLFLGYHQRPASISRIGYLTDDEGTFDSLGRLHIVGRSDRLIISGGEKIDPHEVEQAIMDTGAVEQVLVIGWPDAEWGQKLVAFYIPDIVVSHEGKWEEELRADLANYKIPKQMIQVPILPLNERGKVDRKLMEQLIASSER, encoded by the coding sequence ATGGAAACAGCTGGTTTAATTAATTTCGACGCGTTGCAGCGTGATTGGATCGTGGGAACCACGGGCCAGGCATTTTATCCGATGGTGCAGCGGTGTGTTGAGCAAATTGAGGCGGGTGGGGACGATGCGTCTGTGCGTGGCGTGATGATTCTCGAATCTGACCCCGTGCGGTTTGCCGCAGCGTTTTTTGCTGCGGTGCATGCGGGCGTGCCGGTTATTTTGGCGAATCCGAAATGGCAACGTGTGGAATGGGAGCGGGTGGTGACTTTAGTGAATCCTGCTGTGGTTTTTGGCAATTCTCCGATCTCAGATGCGGCGCGCTCGGGTATTACGCACCCCAAGGCAGGCACGATCTTGATCCCGACTGGGGGGAGTTCGGGCGGAGTGAAATTTGCGATGCATCGATGGGCAACGTTGGTGGCTGCGTGCGAAGGGGTGAGCTCGTTCATTGGCCCGGGGGCGATCAACTCTTGCTGTGTTTTGCCTCTGTATCATGTCAGCGGGTTGATGCAGTTAGTGCGCTCGTTTGCGACTGAAGGGCGCATTGTCTTTCCTGATTTTAAAGAACTGCTGGCTGGGCACTTTCCTGACTTCCCCGCGAGCTCGTTGTGCCTGTCTCTAGTGCCGACACAGTTGCAACGATTAATGGCGCAGCAGCGTTTGACGCATCGGTTGATGGCGATGCGGGCGATTTTTGTGGGCGGTGCATCGATACCTGGTTCGGTCGAGCAGCGCGCGCGTGAGCTAAAGCTGCCGGTTGTGCTGAGCTATGGGATGACCGAGACGGCTGCGATGGTGACCGCGTTGCCACCGGATGAGTTTCTTGCGGGGCATACCAATGTTGGACGTCCGCTAAGTCATGCACTGGTAAAGGTGATTCGTGATGATGGTAGTGTATGTCCTGTCGGAGAAATTGGGCATGTCCGGATCAATGCAAAGTCGCTGTTTCTAGGTTACCACCAGCGTCCTGCGAGCATAAGCCGTATTGGTTATTTGACGGATGATGAGGGCACTTTTGATTCGCTCGGACGCTTGCATATCGTCGGGCGCAGTGATCGGTTGATCATTAGCGGTGGGGAGAAGATTGATCCACACGAAGTGGAGCAGGCCATCATGGATACGGGCGCGGTCGAGCAAGTGCTAGTCATTGGCTGGCCGGACGCCGAGTGGGGGCAGAAGCTCGTGGCGTTTTATATTCCGGACATCGTGGTGAGTCATGAAGGGAAGTGGGAAGAAGAACTGCGTGCCGATTTAGCGAATTACAAGATCCCGAAGCAAATGATCCAGGTGCCGATCTTGCCGCTGAATGAGCGCGGGAAAGTGGATCGTAAATTGATGGAGCAGTTGATTGCGAGTAGCGAGCGGTAG
- a CDS encoding PHP domain-containing protein, translated as MNKADIVDVLEDIAVLLELKGENPFKIRAYSTGARALETMEDDLGELIESGKLAGMRGIGSALVEKIETLHASGELAYYTELRASVAPGLIEMLDIPGLGGKKVKKLHDALGVESIDALKAACESGAVEALKGFGKKSAEKILKGIANRAAYAKRHHWWTARAVAEPILAGLQALPQVERAEVAGSLRRLRETVGDLDFIVASSEPQPIMDWFVTQPMVVEVTAHGTTKSSVRYEGGLQADLRVVPAAQFAFALHHFTGSKEHNVAMRQRALSRGYSLSEWGLKRIGDLSSDKASDTEGDELRALNSDKSSSLLSDFNDDENSDFKTEIKGDLKADKLGDFSSDSKDDKESDRISDALNRGIDSEGALFEFLGLSEIAPELREGLGEIEAAESGGLPTLVTSSDIRGVFHNHTTASDGRGTIEEMAAAAEALGWDYLGLADHSKASYQANGLDDERVLRMVESIRAFNESGASLVHVFSGIECDILPDGSLDLEDSTLDALDYAVMSVHSSFSQSEEEMTARVIRAIEHPATTMIGHPTGRILLRREPYKVDLQKVIDAAIANRVIIEINANPRRLDMDWRLWRRAAERGLMCSINPDAHSTDGLSYFDAGVNIARKGWLKKEQVLNSRDCAGVVKWLTERQ; from the coding sequence ATGAATAAAGCCGATATCGTTGACGTGTTGGAGGACATTGCGGTTCTTCTCGAATTAAAAGGGGAGAACCCGTTTAAAATTCGTGCCTACTCGACAGGTGCGCGGGCGCTTGAGACGATGGAGGACGACCTTGGCGAATTGATCGAGTCGGGCAAGCTGGCTGGGATGCGCGGCATTGGTTCGGCACTCGTCGAGAAGATTGAGACGCTGCATGCGAGTGGGGAGTTGGCTTACTATACCGAGCTGCGGGCGTCGGTGGCACCGGGGTTGATTGAGATGTTGGATATCCCCGGGCTTGGTGGGAAGAAAGTTAAAAAGCTGCACGATGCGTTGGGAGTCGAATCGATCGATGCGCTAAAGGCGGCTTGTGAGTCGGGTGCTGTTGAGGCGCTCAAGGGGTTTGGCAAAAAGTCCGCAGAGAAGATTCTGAAGGGTATCGCGAATCGAGCCGCTTATGCGAAGCGTCATCACTGGTGGACGGCACGCGCGGTGGCGGAGCCAATCTTGGCCGGGCTGCAGGCCTTGCCACAGGTTGAGCGAGCGGAGGTCGCTGGTAGTTTGCGGCGTTTGCGTGAGACAGTGGGGGATTTGGACTTTATTGTGGCGTCGTCTGAGCCGCAGCCGATCATGGATTGGTTTGTGACGCAGCCGATGGTCGTTGAAGTGACGGCGCATGGCACAACGAAATCCAGTGTGCGTTATGAAGGTGGTTTACAGGCAGATTTACGTGTGGTTCCTGCGGCGCAGTTCGCCTTTGCACTGCACCACTTTACTGGATCAAAAGAGCATAATGTGGCGATGCGCCAGAGAGCGTTATCGAGGGGGTATAGCTTGAGTGAATGGGGGCTTAAGCGTATTGGTGATTTAAGTAGTGATAAAGCAAGTGATACTGAAGGCGATGAATTACGTGCTTTAAATAGTGATAAAAGTAGCTCGTTATTAAGTGATTTTAATGATGATGAAAATAGTGATTTTAAAACTGAGATTAAAGGTGATTTAAAAGCTGATAAATTAGGTGATTTTTCAAGTGATTCTAAAGATGATAAAGAAAGTGATAGAATAAGTGATGCATTGAATCGGGGGATTGATTCGGAGGGGGCTCTATTTGAATTTTTGGGCTTGAGCGAAATTGCACCCGAATTACGCGAAGGGCTTGGTGAGATCGAGGCGGCGGAGTCGGGTGGTTTACCGACACTAGTGACCAGTTCGGATATTCGTGGCGTGTTTCATAATCATACCACGGCTTCGGATGGTCGTGGCACGATCGAAGAAATGGCAGCGGCTGCGGAAGCACTTGGCTGGGACTATTTGGGCTTGGCGGATCATTCCAAGGCCAGTTACCAAGCCAATGGCTTAGATGATGAGCGTGTGTTGCGGATGGTTGAGAGTATTCGTGCGTTTAACGAATCGGGTGCATCGCTGGTGCATGTGTTCTCTGGCATCGAATGTGATATTTTACCCGACGGTTCGTTGGACTTAGAAGACAGCACTTTGGATGCTTTGGATTATGCGGTGATGTCGGTGCATTCCTCGTTTAGCCAATCCGAAGAAGAGATGACTGCGCGTGTGATTCGTGCGATTGAGCATCCCGCTACGACGATGATCGGGCATCCGACAGGACGTATTTTACTGCGCCGCGAGCCATATAAAGTTGACCTGCAGAAGGTGATCGATGCGGCGATTGCGAATCGTGTGATCATTGAGATTAACGCGAATCCGCGTCGTCTGGACATGGATTGGCGGCTTTGGCGGCGCGCGGCGGAGCGCGGTTTGATGTGCTCGATCAATCCGGATGCGCACAGCACGGACGGGCTTAGTTATTTTGATGCCGGTGTGAATATCGCGCGTAAGGGGTGGCTGAAAAAGGAGCAGGTGCTCAATAGTCGCGATTGTGCAGGTGTGGTAAAATGGTTGACTGAGCGGCAGTAG
- the rny gene encoding ribonuclease Y — translation MEIEHILGSLVGALVGATVYHLLMARRFERREEAQRLQLDVEAREAQLKWREEKSTLELEYKNKEAELERSFTLRKDEQDLRARELARANERHTERVAKLEEKEKDLVRASRNLEDSEHEAEKTRRLYRLKLHQISQMDQVEARKLLIAATERECEKEIRDLRQSLLKRSDAEMAEESRRIVLAAMQRITSQPMNDATATVVTLPSEEMKGRIIGREGRNIRTFEHATGTTLMIDETPDSVLISCFDPVRREIARIALDALLRDGRIHPASIEEEVEKAEETMNANVIELGEGALRKLRLTDVHPDVVALLGKLHYRLSNNQNTLAHSVEVANLCALIAAEIGLDPVLAKRAGLFHDLGKAVDEDYEGSHAAVGADIIKQHGEDPRVVNAAAAHHKEVPAESAYAGLVMVADSLSAVRPGARASSIDGFIQRVRSIEDIAKQQSGVSDAYAIQAGREVRVIVEPMKVDEDEARKIALRIREQIEDELNYPGAIEITVIREQRFTETAV, via the coding sequence ATGGAAATTGAACATATTTTGGGGTCTCTGGTCGGCGCTCTCGTGGGAGCGACTGTTTATCATTTGTTGATGGCACGACGCTTTGAGCGACGCGAGGAAGCGCAGCGCTTACAACTCGATGTGGAAGCACGAGAAGCTCAATTGAAGTGGCGCGAAGAGAAGTCGACTCTGGAACTAGAGTATAAGAACAAGGAAGCCGAACTAGAGCGCAGCTTCACGCTTCGTAAAGACGAGCAGGATTTACGTGCGAGAGAATTAGCCCGAGCAAATGAACGGCATACAGAGAGAGTCGCCAAGTTGGAGGAGAAGGAGAAGGATCTCGTCCGTGCATCACGTAATTTGGAGGATTCGGAGCATGAGGCTGAGAAAACCCGCCGCTTGTATCGACTGAAGCTGCACCAGATTTCGCAAATGGATCAAGTCGAAGCGCGTAAGTTGTTGATCGCTGCGACCGAGCGCGAATGTGAGAAAGAGATTCGTGATTTACGCCAGAGTTTGCTGAAGCGATCTGACGCCGAAATGGCTGAAGAAAGTCGCCGTATCGTATTGGCCGCCATGCAGCGTATTACGAGTCAGCCGATGAACGATGCTACTGCTACGGTGGTGACTTTACCGAGTGAGGAAATGAAGGGCCGTATCATTGGCCGTGAAGGTCGTAATATCCGCACGTTCGAACATGCCACTGGCACCACTTTAATGATTGATGAAACGCCGGATTCGGTGCTCATTTCATGCTTCGATCCAGTGCGCCGCGAGATTGCTCGGATTGCGTTGGATGCATTGCTGCGTGATGGTCGCATCCACCCTGCGAGCATTGAAGAGGAAGTTGAGAAGGCGGAGGAGACGATGAATGCCAATGTCATCGAGCTTGGTGAAGGGGCGTTGCGTAAATTGCGTCTGACTGATGTGCATCCCGATGTGGTGGCACTACTGGGTAAGCTGCACTATCGTCTTTCAAATAATCAGAATACGTTGGCGCATTCCGTCGAGGTTGCTAATTTATGTGCATTGATCGCTGCGGAGATCGGCCTAGATCCAGTGCTCGCGAAGCGTGCGGGGCTGTTTCACGATTTGGGTAAAGCAGTGGATGAAGACTACGAGGGCAGCCATGCGGCAGTTGGCGCGGATATTATTAAGCAGCACGGCGAAGACCCACGCGTCGTGAATGCTGCGGCTGCCCACCACAAAGAAGTGCCAGCTGAGAGTGCGTATGCGGGGCTGGTCATGGTTGCGGATTCATTGTCTGCGGTGCGTCCTGGGGCACGTGCTTCGTCGATTGATGGATTTATCCAACGCGTTCGCAGCATTGAGGATATTGCCAAGCAGCAAAGCGGCGTCTCAGATGCCTATGCCATTCAGGCCGGCCGTGAAGTGCGTGTCATTGTTGAGCCCATGAAGGTGGACGAAGATGAAGCGCGTAAAATTGCACTACGCATTCGTGAGCAAATCGAGGATGAGTTGAACTATCCGGGCGCGATTGAAATCACAGTGATTCGCGAGCAACGCTTTACTGAAACTGCGGTCTGA
- a CDS encoding DUF481 domain-containing protein, protein MTRRAPLHSFLSSRAAFFSVVLAWSVVFLSGSLSATPQVVLLNSGERLVGEVLPRSNAEFLILKSTLLGELSLPRAQIVKIEPKMMPPVAVASAKAQTVSPGVQSKSAEKQEKQEAKKAKKVVDQAQQKVDTQVAIAEKMAEVQGILEEEQPLVQKLMGLRAPESWKGNVRMGMNISSGDSQWTETALRGNLEIKPKGRPDFYRITGSYTYRETERNNGDRYKSTDRYDAAFIYRRSFSDDNWFLQNSVSGRVDQIKGIDHEVQELVGGGYKYTTPSKQFELVLGGSGGLEDYKTDSDDSRNGVNQVLNVFQEFTWKPFTRTSFVQKFNYYWEPDYVARYNYVVTAAVRIRLTDLLGFEFSYNQNYDNDIGNGNQKNDAVWRNALIVYF, encoded by the coding sequence ATGACCCGTCGCGCACCACTTCACTCATTCCTGTCATCTCGAGCAGCTTTCTTCTCGGTGGTGTTGGCTTGGAGCGTGGTATTTCTGAGTGGATCGTTGTCGGCGACTCCACAGGTCGTGTTGCTTAACAGCGGCGAGCGACTCGTCGGCGAGGTCTTACCGCGATCTAATGCGGAGTTTCTGATTTTGAAGTCGACACTCCTCGGGGAGCTATCGTTGCCACGTGCACAGATCGTGAAAATTGAACCGAAGATGATGCCTCCTGTGGCGGTCGCTTCGGCTAAAGCTCAGACAGTGTCACCGGGCGTGCAATCTAAATCAGCGGAGAAGCAGGAGAAGCAGGAGGCGAAGAAGGCGAAGAAAGTGGTCGATCAGGCGCAGCAGAAAGTGGACACTCAAGTTGCGATCGCAGAGAAAATGGCGGAGGTGCAGGGGATTTTGGAAGAAGAGCAACCGTTGGTTCAAAAGTTGATGGGCCTACGGGCGCCTGAATCGTGGAAAGGTAATGTGCGAATGGGAATGAACATTAGCTCTGGTGACAGTCAATGGACAGAGACTGCATTGCGCGGAAATTTAGAAATCAAGCCAAAGGGGCGTCCCGATTTTTATCGAATAACGGGTTCATATACCTACCGAGAAACTGAGAGGAATAATGGCGACCGATATAAGTCTACTGACCGTTATGACGCCGCGTTTATCTATCGTCGCTCTTTCTCTGATGATAATTGGTTTTTGCAAAATTCAGTTTCAGGTCGTGTTGATCAAATCAAGGGGATCGATCATGAGGTGCAGGAGTTAGTGGGGGGCGGCTATAAATATACAACACCATCGAAGCAATTCGAACTTGTGCTTGGGGGCAGCGGTGGACTCGAAGATTATAAGACCGATAGTGACGACTCACGTAATGGAGTGAATCAAGTGTTGAATGTCTTCCAAGAGTTCACCTGGAAGCCTTTTACCCGCACCTCTTTTGTTCAGAAGTTCAATTACTACTGGGAGCCAGATTATGTAGCGCGCTATAATTATGTAGTAACCGCTGCCGTTCGTATCCGATTGACTGATTTGTTAGGCTTTGAGTTCTCATATAATCAGAATTACGATAACGACATCGGTAACGGCAATCAGAAGAATGATGCAGTGTGGCGAAATGCGTTGATCGTGTATTTTTAG
- a CDS encoding beta-N-acetylhexosaminidase, producing the protein MAPSISNIFDGAAATPLFERRGFMLDISRNRVPTMEWLKQLIDALALLRYNELQLYTEHTFAYADHSAVWEHGSPMTPQEIREIDAYCSDHGIELVPNQNSFAHLERWLRHPPYKHLAECPNGFEHPIAGWRTFGGTLAPTEQSAAFIDTLYAELLPNFTSKVLHIGCDEPWELGQGHSKERVDREGKHLLYLEFLNRLFALVEKHEHRAQFWADIVMERPDLVPQLPKNVTPVIWGYETNSPYAEQCRIAAEAGFKNNFYVAPGAGNWNSFSGRLDVARRNIELAAKEGNAHGALGLLLTAWGDNGHHQPWPTLFPALIMAAQATWSCPIDTNALPDQIDQLFYPDSPTGQGAVICELGRIDTMLSQPAPPSSFLHSAFFTDAEKFENTLSKLVTLDELQAVNAALQAIQFTGSDPEIGLSLELNRRAIQRCLRAKQGQPINSSDSAASYEALLKQFEQLWTMRSRTGGRNESLQLMRAMES; encoded by the coding sequence ATGGCTCCCTCAATCAGCAACATCTTCGACGGCGCGGCCGCGACTCCCCTCTTTGAACGCCGCGGCTTCATGCTCGATATTAGCCGCAATCGTGTGCCGACGATGGAGTGGTTGAAGCAGCTGATCGATGCGCTCGCTCTCTTGCGCTACAATGAGCTGCAGCTCTACACAGAGCATACCTTCGCATATGCGGATCACTCAGCAGTATGGGAACATGGCTCGCCGATGACACCGCAGGAAATCCGTGAGATCGACGCCTACTGCAGTGACCACGGAATCGAGCTAGTGCCGAATCAAAACTCCTTCGCGCATCTGGAGCGCTGGCTCCGCCACCCGCCTTACAAGCATTTAGCGGAATGCCCCAATGGGTTCGAGCACCCGATTGCGGGCTGGCGCACATTTGGCGGCACGCTTGCTCCGACCGAGCAAAGCGCCGCCTTTATCGATACGCTTTATGCGGAACTACTGCCGAACTTCACCTCCAAGGTGCTGCACATCGGTTGCGATGAACCATGGGAGCTAGGTCAAGGACACAGTAAAGAACGCGTCGACCGCGAAGGAAAGCACCTGTTGTATTTGGAGTTTTTAAACCGTCTGTTTGCACTGGTGGAAAAACATGAACATCGGGCACAATTCTGGGCCGACATCGTGATGGAGCGCCCAGATCTGGTGCCGCAGTTGCCTAAAAATGTGACGCCAGTCATCTGGGGCTACGAGACGAATTCACCTTATGCGGAGCAGTGTCGCATCGCCGCGGAGGCAGGCTTTAAGAATAACTTCTACGTGGCACCGGGTGCTGGCAACTGGAACAGCTTCAGCGGACGCCTTGACGTGGCACGACGCAACATCGAACTCGCAGCAAAGGAAGGCAACGCCCACGGCGCCCTCGGACTACTACTCACCGCATGGGGCGACAACGGTCATCACCAACCATGGCCGACGCTCTTCCCGGCACTCATCATGGCCGCACAAGCGACATGGAGCTGCCCGATCGATACGAACGCACTACCCGATCAAATTGACCAACTCTTCTACCCTGATAGCCCGACTGGTCAGGGCGCAGTCATTTGTGAACTCGGTCGGATCGATACGATGCTATCTCAACCAGCTCCACCCAGCAGCTTCCTGCACTCGGCATTTTTTACAGACGCAGAAAAATTCGAAAACACACTCTCCAAACTGGTCACGCTAGACGAGTTGCAGGCGGTTAACGCCGCGCTACAAGCAATACAATTCACAGGCAGCGACCCTGAAATTGGACTGAGCCTCGAACTCAACCGAAGAGCCATTCAGCGCTGCCTACGCGCGAAGCAGGGGCAACCAATCAACTCGAGTGATTCCGCCGCATCGTATGAAGCACTACTTAAGCAGTTCGAACAACTCTGGACCATGCGCAGTCGCACGGGTGGGCGAAACGAGAGCCTCCAACTGATGCGAGCAATGGAATCCTAA
- a CDS encoding zinc metallopeptidase: MLISLILIPIVVGLWAQMKVKSAYGKYVQVPSRGRITGREAAQAVMESAGIYDVEIVECHGTLTDHYDPTHKRLALSRDNYRGSSLAALGVAAHEAGHAIQHKQAYAPLNLRMALVPITSIATQFLPFIMFGGFFFGMGPLLLKLGIVVYLVLTVFQLITLPVEFDASKRAKAQLVGLGIVEQDEMVGVNKTLDAAGYTYVAAFVSSLGWLLYMLLNNRD, from the coding sequence ATGCTAATATCACTCATACTCATTCCCATCGTCGTCGGCCTATGGGCTCAGATGAAAGTTAAAAGCGCCTATGGCAAATATGTGCAAGTGCCCTCACGCGGCCGTATCACAGGGCGCGAAGCCGCACAAGCCGTCATGGAAAGTGCCGGCATCTACGACGTCGAAATCGTCGAATGCCACGGCACATTGACTGATCACTACGATCCCACGCACAAGCGCCTCGCGCTGAGCCGGGACAACTACCGCGGCAGCAGTCTCGCCGCGCTCGGCGTCGCAGCCCACGAGGCTGGCCACGCAATTCAGCACAAGCAGGCCTATGCGCCACTCAACCTGCGTATGGCGCTCGTGCCCATCACCAGTATCGCGACACAGTTTTTGCCGTTCATCATGTTTGGAGGCTTCTTCTTTGGGATGGGCCCTCTTCTACTGAAATTAGGCATTGTGGTCTATTTAGTCCTCACTGTCTTCCAGCTCATCACGCTGCCCGTCGAATTCGACGCCAGCAAGCGTGCCAAAGCGCAGCTCGTCGGTCTCGGTATCGTCGAGCAAGACGAGATGGTCGGCGTCAACAAGACGCTCGACGCCGCCGGCTACACCTATGTGGCCGCGTTCGTCTCCAGTCTCGGCTGGCTGCTCTATATGTTACTCAACAACCGCGATTAA